A section of the Procambarus clarkii isolate CNS0578487 chromosome 38, FALCON_Pclarkii_2.0, whole genome shotgun sequence genome encodes:
- the LOC138372175 gene encoding putative zinc carboxypeptidase — MYTLFRSIGNYFRSTSNYFRSTSNYFRSTGNYFRSTGNYFRSTGNYFRSTGNYFRSTGSYFRSTGNYFLSTSNYFRSTGNYFRSTGNYFRSTSNYFRSTGNYFRSTGNYFQSTSNYFRSTGNYFRSTSNYFRSTSKYFRSTANYFRSTANYFRSTSNYFRSTSNYFRSTGN; from the coding sequence TTCCGGTCTATCGGTAACTACTTCCGGTCTACCAGTAACTACTTCCGGTCTACCAGTAACTACTTCCGCTCTACCGGTAACTACTTCCGCTCTACCGGTAACTACTTCCGCTCTACCGGTAACTACTTCCGTTCTACCGGTAACTACTTCCGCTCTACCGGTAGCTACTTCCGGTCTACCGGTAACTACTTCCTGTCTACCAGTAACTATTTCCGGTCTACCGGTAACTACTTCCGGTCTACCGGTAACTACTTCCGGTCTACCAGTAACTACTTCCGGTCTACCGGTAACTACTTCCGGTCTACCGGCAACTACTTCCAGTCTACCAGTAACTACTTCCGGTCTACCGGTAACTACTTCCGGTCTACCAGTAACTACTTCCGGTCTACCAGTAAATACTTCCGGTCTACCGCTAACTACTTCCGGTCTACCGCTAACTACTTCCGGTCTACCAGTAACTACTTCCGGTCTACCAGTAACTACTTCCGGTCTACCGGTAACTAG
- the LOC138372174 gene encoding uncharacterized protein, with translation MPGSVSNAAVTVPGSVSNAAVVVSGSVSNAAVAVPGSVSNAAVTVPGSVSNATVAVPGSVSNATVAVPGSVSNAAVAVSGSVSNATVAVPGSVSNATVAVPGSVSNATVAVPGSVSNGAVAVPGSVSNAAVAVPGSVSNAAVAVPGSVSNAAVAVPGSVSNATVAVPGSVSNAV, from the coding sequence ATGCCAGGATCTGTGTCTAATGCAGCAGTTACAGTGCCAGGCTCTGTGTCTAATGCAGCAGTTGTAGTGTCAGGATCTGTGTCTAATGCAGCAGTTGCAGTGCCAGGCTCTGTATCTAATGCAGCAGTTACAGTGCCAGGCTCTGTGTCTAATGCAACAGTTGCAGTGCCAGGCTCTGTGTCTAATGCAACAGTTGCAGTGCCAGGCTCTGTGTCTAATGCAGCAGTTGCAGTGTCAGGATCTGTATCTAATGCAACAGTTGCAGTGCCAGGCTCTGTGTCTAATGCAACAGTTGCAGTGCCAGGCTCTGTGTCTAATGCAACAGTTGCAGTGCCAGGATCTGTGTCTAATGGAGCAGTTGCAGTGCCAGGATCTGTGTCTAATGCAGCAGTTGCAGTGCCAGGATCTGTGTCTAATGCAGCAGTTGCAGTGCCAGGATCTGTGTCTAATGCAGCAGTTGCAGTGCCAGGATCTGTGTCTAATGCAACAGTTGCAGTGCCAGGATCTGTGTCTAATGCAGTTTAA